A window of the Pleurocapsa minor HA4230-MV1 genome harbors these coding sequences:
- a CDS encoding DUF4079 domain-containing protein, translating into MNSHIWSLITSQQYLAFSKLGNEDLVALIHPALVIIFVFPLVGIVTNFAWQTRQRRLAVKQDKNKIPALVGREHVKFGRWLATSVVVASLIALAYSIVYKSFIQKSLWTKNNPQAVLIILIFIATIASLILLLRARPKLWRGIFATLTGMGLVVIGQQDGVWRLSDEWYWSHYYLGIAVSLLMILAIAIVDDIYRSMTIRNLHIVLNCLALLLFIGQGITGARDLLEIPPVGKPKPKKAAVEMVIPVKLSQSINRAPQM; encoded by the coding sequence ATGAATTCACATATCTGGAGTTTAATTACCTCGCAGCAGTACTTAGCCTTTTCTAAATTAGGGAATGAGGATTTAGTCGCTTTGATTCATCCTGCATTAGTCATCATCTTTGTTTTTCCGCTGGTGGGAATTGTCACCAACTTTGCTTGGCAAACCCGTCAGCGTCGTTTAGCTGTCAAACAAGATAAAAATAAAATTCCTGCACTGGTAGGTAGAGAGCATGTTAAATTCGGTCGCTGGTTAGCGACTAGCGTCGTCGTCGCATCTTTGATTGCGTTAGCCTATTCCATTGTTTATAAAAGTTTTATCCAAAAAAGTCTTTGGACTAAAAATAATCCTCAAGCAGTTTTAATTATCTTAATATTTATAGCCACGATCGCCTCTCTGATTCTATTATTGCGTGCTAGACCTAAGCTTTGGCGAGGTATTTTTGCCACCCTCACAGGAATGGGTTTAGTGGTTATCGGGCAACAAGATGGAGTATGGCGACTATCAGATGAATGGTATTGGTCACACTATTATCTGGGGATAGCTGTTTCTCTCTTGATGATTTTAGCGATCGCCATTGTAGATGATATTTATCGCAGCATGACGATCCGCAATCTCCATATTGTTCTAAATTGCTTGGCACTACTCCTTTTTATTGGTCAAGGCATTACGGGAGCAAGAGATTTATTAGAAATTCCGCCTGTAGGTAAACCAAAGCCCAAAAAAGCTGCGGTAGAAATGGTAATTCCTGTCAAACTATCTCAGTCTATTAACCGCGCTCCCCAGATGTAG
- a CDS encoding pentapeptide repeat-containing protein → MLLSQLRRRFFGILLLVAIAIIWVLLDATPAIAQDNAVNYTYSEIRQQDFSHKNLVGGVFAAADARGANFEGSDVSNSILTKGIFINTNLKDSNFTSSLMDRVSFENSDLTNAIFQDAVATSTIFEGANITGADFTGAILDRYQIYLMCKRAEGTNPVTGVETRSSLGCRD, encoded by the coding sequence ATGCTCTTATCTCAACTAAGACGGCGTTTTTTTGGCATTTTATTGCTTGTGGCGATCGCGATTATTTGGGTATTATTAGATGCCACTCCCGCGATCGCTCAAGACAATGCGGTTAACTATACCTATAGTGAAATACGACAACAAGATTTTTCTCACAAGAATTTAGTCGGTGGTGTGTTTGCCGCAGCAGATGCCAGAGGCGCTAACTTTGAAGGTTCGGATGTGAGTAATTCGATTTTAACTAAAGGGATTTTTATTAATACCAACCTCAAAGACTCAAACTTTACTAGCTCGTTGATGGATCGAGTTTCTTTTGAAAATTCTGATTTAACTAACGCCATTTTTCAGGATGCAGTCGCCACCAGCACCATTTTTGAGGGGGCAAATATTACAGGCGCAGACTTTACAGGAGCAATTTTAGACCGCTATCAGATTTATTTAATGTGTAAAAGAGCTGAAGGAACTAATCCTGTTACTGGGGTGGAAACTAGATCTAGTCTAGGTTGTCGAGATTAA
- a CDS encoding LytR C-terminal domain-containing protein has product MNQKRSPNSKISSCQRENDTVAEENNQVELDQLRSGLSEGDLVSEQSSNPHQINSFQQFLWFWWRHSSWSYFNQGLFWGGLVSLTSISSAIGGAALTNIDLVEQQVAQRLQGNASPLTSVEEQTLIKELKPDPLRVNLLPEYTPSKAIKNNQQLATSTIARPKPLSSDQTSLLARQHPVQDNLVAVQNTTNNPELGRQVVAYLRQRNFRHVYLVKHIPLKLKQTNIVSNYGQVETANYLKNILGFGNLEAKSTLQQPKLVLQLGEDALLSTNYRFDR; this is encoded by the coding sequence ATGAATCAGAAGCGATCGCCTAATAGCAAAATATCCTCCTGCCAAAGGGAAAACGACACTGTAGCCGAAGAAAACAATCAAGTTGAGTTAGATCAATTGCGCTCAGGCCTTAGCGAAGGCGATCTCGTTAGCGAACAATCATCAAACCCTCATCAGATTAACTCATTTCAGCAATTTTTGTGGTTTTGGTGGCGACATTCATCCTGGTCATATTTTAATCAAGGTCTTTTTTGGGGAGGATTAGTTAGTTTAACCTCAATTTCGTCGGCGATTGGTGGTGCTGCCTTAACTAACATCGATCTAGTCGAACAACAAGTAGCTCAAAGACTTCAGGGGAATGCTTCACCATTAACTTCGGTTGAGGAGCAAACTTTGATTAAAGAGCTAAAACCAGATCCTCTACGTGTAAATTTACTACCAGAATATACACCTAGTAAAGCGATTAAAAATAATCAGCAACTGGCAACATCTACGATAGCTCGACCAAAGCCATTATCTAGCGATCAAACTAGCTTGCTGGCAAGACAACATCCTGTTCAGGACAATTTAGTGGCGGTGCAGAATACTACCAATAATCCTGAATTAGGTAGGCAAGTTGTCGCTTATTTAAGACAGCGAAATTTTCGCCATGTTTATTTAGTGAAACACATCCCGCTAAAATTAAAACAAACCAACATTGTGTCAAATTATGGTCAAGTAGAAACAGCCAATTATCTGAAAAATATTTTAGGATTTGGTAACTTAGAAGCAAAATCGACCCTACAACAACCAAAATTAGTCCTTCAGCTAGGAGAAGATGCGCTTTTATCTACTAACTATCGTTTTGACCGCTAA
- a CDS encoding mannose-1-phosphate guanylyltransferase, translating into MELKLIPIILAGGKGERFWPVSRLKRPKQFLCLDGSGRSLLQSTADRLLDLAGGWENLWVITSEIIAEGVQEQLPNLPKSNILVEPQGRDTAAAVAWATLEVAKKYGEDVVVGFFPSDHWIGDVAAYNKTLNAAVQQALFKPSIVTLGITPNQPATGYGYIEQGEKQGYFNQLPVYQVIRFTEKPDQATAKSFIETGNFSWNSGMFIFQAKVVLAELAKYAPQLLHSLAEKGRDAYAELEKESIDYALMEKTQLAYVLPANFGWDDLGDWNGVERLLKGDQDNVELGTHISKNTQDAIIYASDRDEVIVTIGLKDVVIVRDGKVTLVVDKNHTQDIKEIVKSLHNHAELKHLL; encoded by the coding sequence ATGGAACTAAAATTAATCCCAATTATTCTAGCTGGTGGCAAAGGAGAGCGTTTTTGGCCAGTGAGCCGTCTTAAAAGACCAAAACAGTTTCTTTGTCTAGATGGTAGTGGTAGGAGTCTATTGCAGTCTACCGCAGATCGTCTTCTAGACTTGGCGGGAGGATGGGAAAATCTTTGGGTAATTACCTCGGAAATTATTGCTGAGGGAGTGCAGGAGCAACTACCAAATTTGCCTAAATCGAATATTTTAGTTGAGCCTCAAGGTCGAGATACTGCTGCTGCGGTAGCTTGGGCAACTTTGGAAGTAGCTAAAAAATATGGTGAGGATGTTGTGGTAGGGTTTTTTCCCTCAGATCATTGGATTGGGGATGTTGCTGCCTACAACAAAACTTTAAATGCTGCTGTCCAACAGGCGCTTTTTAAGCCATCCATTGTAACTTTAGGTATTACCCCAAATCAGCCTGCAACTGGCTATGGCTACATCGAACAAGGAGAGAAACAGGGATATTTTAATCAACTACCCGTATATCAAGTAATCCGCTTTACCGAGAAACCAGACCAAGCTACCGCCAAGTCATTTATTGAAACAGGGAATTTTAGCTGGAATAGCGGTATGTTTATTTTCCAGGCAAAAGTTGTCTTAGCCGAATTAGCTAAATATGCGCCTCAGCTGCTGCATTCTCTAGCAGAAAAAGGTCGTGATGCTTATGCCGAACTAGAAAAGGAAAGCATTGATTATGCACTAATGGAAAAAACACAGCTAGCCTATGTTTTACCTGCTAATTTTGGCTGGGACGATTTAGGTGATTGGAATGGAGTAGAGCGATTACTAAAGGGTGACCAGGATAATGTAGAGTTAGGCACTCATATTAGCAAAAATACTCAAGATGCCATAATTTACGCCAGCGATCGCGATGAAGTAATTGTGACTATTGGTCTAAAGGATGTGGTAATTGTCCGTGATGGCAAGGTAACACTCGTAGTCGATAAAAATCATACTCAGGATATCAAAGAGATAGTCAAGTCCTTGCATAATCATGCAGAATTGAAGCATCTTTTATAG